One part of the Caproiciproducens sp. CPB-2 genome encodes these proteins:
- a CDS encoding 2-dehydropantoate 2-reductase N-terminal domain-containing protein, with the protein MKKILIIGAGNIGRGVVASLFYEAGYSITFYDAAAERMRNLSKRGHYLVVKYTDNGQEQMEINHFSVIDTEDHQTLEKSIAETDLIACCVYPGAFESVCRHIASAICMKAASKSTSAFNVLLCTNTLHTPKIFHQYLERSLDGNGSALDYLRKQTGLSQVLVSIGGMPSSSEILERDPFAVAANFIGGRLEINQDTFIGNIDVPKVSLLPKAETYLVRKLFVANMKHCMTAYMGAACGCDYLDECSKISEISWASEAAFSEAERAVSLEYGFNSEEEDTWRLNALKRAQVLTHDPISRVAANAVEKVSHQNRFVGPALLCLKHHILPFEIARGIAYIFLCAHEEKADSAEMNAFLSKNGIDAAIEKYCELTEDDYVLAGLIKGHYLALIHAKLSK; encoded by the coding sequence ATGAAAAAAATTTTAATTATAGGTGCGGGAAATATTGGCCGAGGTGTTGTTGCGAGCCTTTTCTATGAAGCCGGGTATAGTATCACATTTTATGACGCTGCAGCGGAACGGATGCGGAACCTTTCAAAACGCGGACACTACCTTGTTGTAAAATATACCGATAACGGTCAAGAACAGATGGAGATCAATCATTTCAGTGTGATTGATACAGAAGACCATCAAACACTTGAAAAATCGATAGCCGAGACTGATTTGATTGCATGCTGTGTTTATCCCGGCGCATTTGAATCTGTATGTCGGCATATTGCGTCGGCAATCTGTATGAAAGCAGCCAGCAAAAGCACTTCGGCATTTAATGTTCTTCTATGCACAAATACCCTCCACACTCCAAAAATATTCCATCAGTATCTGGAACGATCTCTTGACGGAAACGGGTCGGCGCTTGACTATCTTCGGAAACAGACCGGACTTTCCCAGGTGCTCGTATCCATAGGCGGGATGCCTTCTTCATCGGAAATTTTAGAAAGGGATCCGTTTGCCGTAGCTGCAAATTTTATAGGAGGGCGCCTAGAAATCAATCAGGACACATTCATTGGGAATATTGATGTACCGAAGGTATCTCTCCTGCCTAAAGCAGAGACATATCTTGTGCGGAAGCTATTTGTCGCTAATATGAAACACTGCATGACCGCCTATATGGGAGCAGCCTGCGGATGTGACTATCTGGACGAATGTTCAAAGATATCTGAAATCTCCTGGGCATCTGAAGCAGCTTTCTCTGAAGCAGAACGCGCTGTGTCACTAGAGTATGGATTCAATTCGGAGGAAGAGGACACTTGGCGATTGAATGCACTTAAACGAGCCCAGGTATTGACGCATGATCCGATTTCCCGTGTGGCTGCGAATGCAGTGGAGAAAGTTTCTCACCAAAATCGTTTCGTGGGCCCGGCGCTGCTATGTCTCAAACATCATATCTTGCCGTTCGAGATAGCCCGTGGAATTGCATATATATTCCTATGTGCCCATGAAGAGAAGGCCGACAGTGCGGAAATGAATGCTTTTCTTTCGAAAAACGGAATCGATGCGGCGATTGAAAAGTATTGTGAACTAACAGAAGATGATTATGTTTTGGCCGGATTGATAAAGGGACATTATCTTGCCCTTATACATGCTAAATTGAGCAAATAA
- a CDS encoding aldo/keto reductase → MRYKKFQKANVDISVISVGTWAIGGKNYGPVDRNDSIAAIHAMIDAGVNHIDTAPIYGDGASERLVGEALKGIRDKVYVTAKFGTYHSGYTGEVIRDAHYDSVLAFCEKSLERLGLDYIDFYFLHWPDPQTSVEETMAAMKKLKEQGKIRFIGVSNHTIEQMEEVQKYIDLDVIQPPFSMVNQSAREVINWAYERGISTMTYGSLGAGILTGTIRSLPHFDPNDTRVRFYDFYREPKFSKVMELLKLLDKISYKYKRPLSQIVINWTTQQPFVGTALVGVRNPKEAQENCAAFDWQLENGDIELITKALNDLKIG, encoded by the coding sequence ATGCGCTATAAGAAATTTCAAAAAGCAAATGTAGACATTTCAGTCATTTCTGTAGGTACTTGGGCAATCGGCGGTAAAAATTATGGCCCGGTGGATCGCAATGACTCTATCGCCGCTATTCATGCAATGATTGATGCCGGGGTCAATCATATTGATACCGCCCCTATTTACGGCGACGGAGCGTCTGAACGGTTGGTCGGTGAAGCCCTTAAAGGGATACGTGATAAGGTTTATGTCACCGCAAAGTTTGGTACATACCACAGCGGTTACACCGGAGAAGTTATTCGAGATGCTCACTATGATAGTGTACTGGCATTTTGTGAGAAATCTCTCGAGCGTCTTGGCCTCGACTACATCGATTTCTATTTTCTCCATTGGCCAGATCCCCAAACATCGGTAGAAGAGACTATGGCCGCGATGAAGAAGCTGAAGGAACAAGGAAAGATCCGTTTTATCGGAGTTTCGAACCACACCATTGAGCAGATGGAGGAAGTCCAGAAATATATTGATCTTGATGTAATACAGCCGCCCTTTTCAATGGTCAATCAATCAGCGCGTGAAGTTATCAATTGGGCCTATGAGCGTGGTATCTCCACCATGACCTATGGATCGCTGGGCGCCGGTATTTTGACAGGCACGATTCGTTCTCTTCCCCACTTTGATCCCAATGATACTCGTGTACGCTTTTACGATTTTTATCGAGAGCCAAAATTCTCTAAAGTTATGGAACTATTAAAATTGCTGGATAAAATTTCTTACAAATATAAGCGACCTCTTTCCCAGATTGTCATCAACTGGACTACACAACAGCCTTTTGTTGGGACGGCACTTGTTGGTGTAAGGAATCCAAAAGAAGCACAGGAAAATTGCGCTGCTTTTGATTGGCAGCTTGAAAACGGAGACATTGAACTCATTACAAAAGCTTTGAATGATCTGAAAATTGGATAA
- the ptsP gene encoding phosphoenolpyruvate--protein phosphotransferase, which yields MMYKGNPVSEGIAVGETFHYIPFVPTIVPGKLVHGKTDTALQKYETARAAAKAELETVVGNLSRNDSQKAKIFQAHLDILFDAVMGGEIRDEICTQHSAPDWAIEKTYEKYICCIGQSGDQLIRERTADLRDVKNRLLRCMQGLPEQNLSTLERPIILVTHDLLPSDTATLDRERVLAIVTEVGGSTSHSAIIARSYKIPALLGMENAMALLPSGKTIIVDAVEGQVITSPSAEEIAFYEREKTEFAVKIEKVRTYLTAQPVTADGIAVKVELNIESADAQELEGGRYTDGVGLFRTEFLYMGKDRLPTEEEQLAVYKKVLTEFGRRPVVIRTLDIGGDKKLECLNLPQEENPSLGNRALRLCLQKPEIFLTQLRACLRASVYGNLWLMFPMISSMDDIHRAKDMLESAKARLDKQGFAYSPDIKIGIMVEIPSIALIADMAAKEVDFASIGTNDLTQYATAVDRMNPAVHEYYQPYHPALFRLIGYVAEQFEKYNKPVGVCGELAGDKLGASVLIGLGIRRLSMGSASIAQTKKLICHLTLEKAHILAEAGRMLPNSEAVKFYLQEQLKDIL from the coding sequence ATGATGTATAAAGGAAATCCCGTTTCGGAAGGCATTGCTGTGGGAGAAACTTTCCACTATATTCCTTTCGTTCCTACAATCGTTCCAGGAAAACTCGTTCATGGTAAGACGGATACCGCTCTGCAAAAATACGAAACCGCCCGGGCGGCAGCCAAAGCTGAACTGGAAACGGTTGTAGGCAATCTTTCCAGAAACGACTCGCAGAAAGCCAAGATTTTTCAGGCCCATCTGGATATATTGTTTGACGCCGTGATGGGCGGAGAAATCCGGGACGAAATTTGCACTCAGCACAGCGCCCCCGATTGGGCGATTGAAAAAACCTACGAAAAATACATCTGCTGTATTGGTCAATCTGGGGATCAGCTGATTCGAGAACGGACGGCGGATCTGCGGGACGTAAAAAACCGCCTCCTGCGCTGTATGCAGGGATTGCCGGAACAAAATCTTTCAACCTTGGAGCGCCCGATTATTTTGGTAACACACGATCTGCTACCTTCCGACACTGCGACGCTAGACCGCGAAAGGGTACTCGCCATTGTAACCGAAGTAGGGGGCTCCACCTCCCATAGTGCCATTATAGCTCGCAGCTACAAAATCCCTGCGTTGTTGGGAATGGAAAACGCCATGGCTCTGCTGCCTTCGGGGAAAACCATTATTGTTGACGCCGTGGAAGGACAGGTTATAACCTCGCCATCAGCAGAAGAGATTGCCTTCTACGAAAGGGAAAAGACAGAATTTGCAGTTAAAATTGAGAAGGTAAGGACTTATTTGACCGCACAGCCTGTTACTGCCGATGGGATTGCCGTGAAAGTTGAGCTGAACATCGAATCCGCCGATGCTCAGGAATTGGAGGGTGGCCGCTATACTGATGGTGTCGGTCTGTTCCGAACCGAGTTTCTTTATATGGGGAAGGATCGACTGCCAACCGAAGAAGAGCAATTGGCTGTCTATAAGAAGGTGCTTACCGAATTTGGCAGGCGTCCCGTGGTCATCCGCACTTTGGATATCGGTGGCGATAAAAAGCTTGAATGTTTAAATTTGCCGCAGGAAGAGAACCCATCTTTAGGCAATCGCGCTTTGCGTCTATGTCTGCAAAAGCCTGAAATTTTTTTGACCCAACTGCGGGCTTGCTTACGGGCCAGCGTCTATGGTAACCTATGGCTGATGTTTCCTATGATAAGCAGCATGGATGACATCCACAGAGCTAAGGATATGTTGGAAAGCGCTAAGGCCCGGCTGGATAAGCAGGGATTTGCCTACAGCCCAGATATTAAAATCGGAATTATGGTGGAAATCCCTTCTATTGCTTTGATAGCAGATATGGCAGCTAAGGAGGTCGATTTCGCCAGTATTGGCACCAACGATTTAACTCAGTATGCCACCGCCGTGGATCGGATGAATCCAGCTGTCCATGAATATTATCAGCCTTACCACCCGGCACTTTTCCGCTTGATCGGGTATGTGGCGGAGCAGTTTGAAAAGTATAACAAACCCGTGGGTGTCTGCGGCGAATTGGCAGGCGATAAGCTAGGAGCATCTGTACTTATCGGCTTGGGAATACGTCGTCTCTCTATGGGATCTGCCTCTATTGCTCAAACCAAAAAGCTGATCTGTCATTTGACATTGGAAAAGGCTCATATTCTGGCGGAAGCCGGACGTATGTTACCCAACTCTGAAGCGGTGAAATTTTATTTGCAAGAACAATTGAAAGATATCCTATAA
- a CDS encoding HPr family phosphocarrier protein yields the protein MYYKKITIQNKTGLHARPASQFINCASKFKSEIVIKKLSDKKEANAKSIVMLLSLSLAQGEKVEIHAEGEDETEAVEALVALINSKFGE from the coding sequence ATGTATTATAAAAAAATCACTATCCAAAACAAAACTGGTCTCCATGCACGCCCCGCTTCCCAATTTATTAACTGTGCTAGTAAATTTAAATCCGAGATTGTTATAAAAAAGCTTTCAGATAAAAAAGAGGCTAACGCCAAATCCATCGTTATGCTTCTTTCCCTCAGCCTTGCCCAAGGGGAGAAAGTGGAAATTCATGCCGAGGGTGAAGATGAGACAGAAGCCGTGGAGGCCTTGGTGGCTTTGATCAATTCCAAATTTGGCGAATAA
- a CDS encoding RNA polymerase sigma factor, translating to MFDNTNPYTLRTEVVGGITRYYVAFMDGQAVLRETEVPRPVYLEFLRFVKVERNFRRSDERHIEQSELTDETLYNRATHPPKSVEETAFDSLQNERLRKAIAELSEVQRRRFVLYHEFGLTHEQIAKMEDCTFQAVAKSVKAAESVIKILFK from the coding sequence ATGTTTGATAATACAAATCCCTATACCCTGCGCACGGAGGTTGTCGGGGGTATTACACGTTACTATGTGGCCTTCATGGACGGACAAGCTGTTCTAAGAGAAACGGAGGTGCCCCGTCCAGTTTACCTGGAGTTTCTGCGCTTTGTCAAGGTGGAACGCAATTTTCGCCGCTCTGATGAGCGTCACATTGAGCAGTCCGAGTTGACAGACGAAACGCTCTATAACCGGGCGACGCACCCGCCAAAGAGCGTTGAAGAAACGGCTTTTGACAGCCTGCAAAACGAGCGTTTGCGAAAGGCCATCGCAGAGTTGTCCGAGGTCCAACGGCGGCGGTTTGTTCTGTACCATGAATTTGGGCTGACACACGAGCAGATCGCCAAAATGGAAGATTGCACATTCCAAGCAGTTGCGAAATCGGTGAAAGCCGCGGAAAGCGTAATCAAGATACTTTTCAAATAA
- a CDS encoding type II toxin-antitoxin system PemK/MazF family toxin: MNKFILRGDLYYADLNPVVGSEQGGIRPVLIIQNDVGNKHSPTTIVAAITSKPGKAMLPTHCPLPTGNGLDRDSLILLEQIRTIDKRRIKDYIGALRQEDMLKIDRALAVSVGLAGRV, from the coding sequence ATGAACAAATTCATATTGCGGGGTGATTTATACTATGCCGACTTAAACCCCGTTGTCGGTAGCGAACAGGGCGGTATCCGCCCTGTTCTTATTATTCAGAACGATGTCGGAAACAAGCACAGTCCCACTACGATTGTGGCGGCAATCACCAGCAAACCCGGCAAGGCTATGTTGCCCACCCATTGCCCGCTTCCAACAGGAAACGGGCTTGACCGTGATTCCCTCATCCTGCTTGAACAAATCCGCACGATTGACAAGAGGCGGATCAAAGATTACATCGGCGCACTCAGGCAGGAGGATATGCTCAAGATTGACCGGGCCTTAGCGGTCAGCGTTGGGCTTGCGGGGAGGGTGTGA
- a CDS encoding helix-turn-helix domain-containing protein, translated as MGERLSQEKAYRIMLRRYPDVLDIKQMCEILGISTKTGYALIQENKIESLKVGRAYRIPKPFLLSYLRIGAD; from the coding sequence ATGGGTGAACGATTATCCCAGGAGAAAGCCTATCGCATTATGCTTAGACGCTATCCCGATGTTTTGGACATCAAGCAGATGTGCGAAATACTCGGTATCAGCACAAAAACAGGCTACGCTTTGATACAAGAGAATAAAATCGAAAGTTTGAAGGTTGGGAGGGCGTATCGAATCCCCAAGCCTTTTTTATTGAGCTATTTGCGGATTGGCGCAGATTAA
- a CDS encoding tyrosine-type recombinase/integrase produces the protein MELTKMLKMVRLTEDELIGGFVTVKKNLYYIVLNRKDEDGKRRPLWISTELEATEENKEEAESKCLSERIRYSVDLKNGVAEMPTANSQKATAKKAEDNTPVEQPRSPLFADLLNEWLAFRHPSNIVIGEDFNFDKQIKLNTWAGYADNIKHNLYPTFMAYGCTVQEVTVDLLKGFYSNRLKNGLKKASVAKDYTLINQALNYAISRKMIDVNPNSAITLHKIEKYNAATLNAEQMQHYLEFIQGDIIEIAILLGGFYGMRRSECLGTRESQFDFQHGFFRANHTVTKAVIDGKKLYIQSDKLKTDLSNRTYPLIPYVEERVKAKIAENKELRELCGNSYNREWLGYLCVHQLGEIIDPDYITSRHNILLKNAGLPHVRFHDLRHSCVGLMMANEVPMERIRDWVGHSDIRTTVNTYGHLEYHSKKQTAEIIGNSLTGKLLARETALTNG, from the coding sequence ATGGAACTCACCAAAATGCTTAAAATGGTCAGATTGACCGAGGATGAATTGATCGGCGGCTTTGTGACCGTCAAAAAGAACCTCTATTACATTGTCCTTAACCGCAAGGATGAGGACGGCAAGCGCAGACCGCTTTGGATTTCTACCGAGCTTGAAGCCACCGAGGAAAATAAGGAGGAAGCGGAAAGCAAATGCCTGTCGGAAAGAATCCGATATTCGGTGGACTTAAAGAATGGCGTGGCTGAAATGCCCACCGCCAACTCCCAAAAAGCCACCGCAAAAAAAGCGGAGGACAACACCCCTGTGGAACAGCCCCGAAGTCCGTTGTTTGCGGATTTGCTAAATGAATGGCTTGCCTTTCGCCATCCAAGCAATATTGTGATTGGCGAGGATTTTAACTTTGATAAGCAAATCAAGCTCAACACATGGGCTGGCTATGCGGACAATATCAAGCACAACCTGTACCCGACCTTTATGGCCTACGGCTGCACAGTGCAGGAAGTCACGGTAGATTTGCTGAAAGGGTTTTACTCCAACCGTCTTAAAAACGGCTTGAAGAAAGCCTCTGTCGCAAAGGACTACACGCTCATTAATCAGGCGCTAAACTACGCTATCAGCCGGAAGATGATTGATGTAAACCCTAACAGCGCAATTACCCTGCACAAGATTGAGAAGTATAACGCAGCCACGCTGAACGCTGAGCAAATGCAGCATTACCTTGAGTTTATTCAGGGCGACATCATTGAAATAGCAATTCTGCTCGGCGGGTTTTACGGTATGCGTCGCAGCGAGTGTTTGGGAACGCGGGAATCACAGTTTGATTTTCAGCACGGATTTTTTCGGGCAAACCATACGGTTACGAAAGCAGTCATCGACGGCAAGAAGCTGTATATCCAGTCTGACAAGTTAAAAACCGATTTGAGTAACCGTACCTATCCCCTTATCCCGTATGTTGAAGAACGAGTGAAGGCGAAAATCGCGGAGAACAAAGAACTGAGAGAACTTTGCGGGAACTCCTATAACCGGGAATGGCTTGGCTATCTCTGCGTTCACCAGTTAGGGGAAATCATCGACCCGGACTATATCACAAGCAGACACAACATCTTGCTGAAGAATGCCGGATTGCCACATGTGAGGTTTCACGACCTCCGCCACTCCTGTGTCGGGCTGATGATGGCGAATGAAGTCCCGATGGAGCGGATCAGGGATTGGGTAGGTCATAGCGACATCCGCACCACCGTCAACACCTATGGCCACTTGGAGTATCACTCCAAGAAACAGACCGCCGAGATTATTGGCAACTCATTGACGGGAAAACTTTTGGCAAGAGAAACCGCATTGACAAACGGATAG
- a CDS encoding cell wall hydrolase — MPLTTRELLAKLIKCEAGGEGDNGMRAVASVIVNRAQVPNGEFARVSNGGDIRAIIEQQGQFTCMKEVVAGAYNAQNVWNMDPEEVHYAIADWAIAGNIFSGVGNSLFYFNPFNPQCPPYFPPGGAGVIFNRINQHCYYSPTSVYATT, encoded by the coding sequence ATGCCATTAACAACAAGAGAACTTTTAGCGAAACTAATCAAATGCGAAGCGGGCGGAGAAGGAGACAACGGGATGCGCGCAGTCGCCTCCGTGATTGTCAACCGCGCACAGGTCCCTAACGGGGAATTTGCCCGCGTAAGCAACGGCGGCGATATCCGCGCCATTATTGAACAGCAGGGCCAGTTTACCTGCATGAAAGAGGTAGTCGCCGGCGCTTACAATGCTCAGAACGTATGGAATATGGACCCTGAGGAAGTCCACTATGCAATAGCGGACTGGGCGATCGCGGGGAACATTTTTTCCGGTGTCGGAAACTCCCTCTTCTACTTCAACCCGTTTAATCCCCAATGCCCGCCTTACTTCCCGCCGGGAGGGGCCGGCGTGATTTTCAACAGAATTAATCAGCACTGTTACTATTCTCCTACCTCAGTATACGCGACTACATGA